A portion of the Paenibacillus sp. PvR098 genome contains these proteins:
- a CDS encoding sugar ABC transporter permease produces the protein MLNYLKKYNLEILFLLPLSLYILGFTMIPITKSIMMGFQDNITGQWTLSVYEYLFSKPDFMRSIWNTIGVTIIGLTIQISLGLFVAIVLKQTFKGKSIIRALVLMPMGIPTLVSGVTLLYVFGTQGYLNELLYRIGLIEVPINWTSGNIQSLFVIAIADTWKVLPIVVLLLLAGLESISKDVYEASSIDGASKWHDFRYVTLPLLKPAITMTVILRAVDSFRIFELPQILVGKSVPFLSTYAYEEYAYNNLSASGAASTVLLVLILIFVMLYIKFVDKGEGLSSGK, from the coding sequence ATGCTAAATTATTTGAAAAAGTACAATTTGGAAATATTATTTTTGCTCCCCCTCTCTCTATATATTTTAGGGTTTACGATGATCCCGATAACGAAGAGTATCATGATGGGGTTTCAAGATAATATTACGGGTCAGTGGACTTTATCCGTATATGAATATCTGTTTAGTAAACCTGATTTCATGAGATCCATTTGGAATACCATCGGGGTCACGATCATTGGCCTAACGATTCAAATTAGCCTGGGGCTTTTCGTTGCCATCGTGCTCAAACAAACCTTTAAAGGCAAAAGTATCATAAGAGCCCTTGTGTTGATGCCGATGGGTATACCTACCCTGGTATCAGGTGTAACGCTGCTGTACGTATTCGGAACACAGGGTTATTTAAATGAATTGTTATATCGAATAGGTTTGATCGAAGTGCCAATCAATTGGACTAGCGGAAATATCCAGAGTTTGTTTGTCATCGCTATTGCGGATACATGGAAGGTATTGCCCATCGTGGTGCTTCTTTTATTAGCTGGATTGGAATCGATTTCAAAAGATGTTTATGAAGCTAGCAGCATTGATGGTGCGTCCAAATGGCATGATTTCAGGTATGTTACCCTTCCGCTGCTGAAGCCTGCCATTACGATGACAGTGATTCTACGGGCTGTTGATTCGTTTAGAATTTTTGAATTGCCGCAAATTTTAGTCGGTAAATCCGTTCCGTTCCTATCCACGTATGCCTACGAGGAGTATGCCTATAATAACTTGAGTGCATCTGGAGCTGCCTCCACCGTACTACTGGTTCTCATATTAATATTTGTCATGCTATACATCAAGTTTGTAGACAAAGGGGAGGGGCTAAGCAGTGGCAAGTAA
- a CDS encoding carbohydrate ABC transporter permease, which produces MASKSANTKIWIYLSVLIISFCMIAPVYILIKISFSEPHEVLTQHPTFLIHDVTFKHWKQVFESGNLWEPLRKSFTVASLTMLLALAIVTPASYAISRLNKKAKYIFILTLFFTKMFPVVGIALPISVTFLKWNLLDTDIGLVLAHLIGQLPFMAWILVATFSAIPFDLEESAAIDGASRMQTLSKVILPVAMQGIAVAALYVWLNSWNEFTYALYLSLSTKTMPLQIYYYVERGGFFQQAAYATILAIPVVLITFILQRYLKSDYLGGAVKG; this is translated from the coding sequence GTGGCAAGTAAATCGGCTAATACGAAAATATGGATATACCTCTCGGTTCTTATCATCAGCTTTTGTATGATTGCGCCGGTATATATATTGATAAAAATATCTTTCAGCGAGCCTCATGAAGTGTTGACGCAGCACCCTACGTTTTTAATTCATGACGTAACGTTTAAACATTGGAAACAGGTTTTTGAATCAGGTAATTTGTGGGAACCCTTAAGGAAAAGCTTTACAGTGGCATCGCTAACCATGCTTCTGGCTCTTGCGATTGTAACACCTGCCTCCTATGCCATTTCCAGACTGAATAAAAAAGCGAAGTACATTTTTATTTTAACGCTGTTTTTTACAAAAATGTTTCCTGTTGTGGGGATTGCGCTTCCGATCTCGGTCACTTTTTTGAAATGGAATTTACTCGATACGGATATTGGACTGGTGCTGGCGCATTTAATCGGACAACTGCCCTTTATGGCGTGGATTCTTGTGGCTACCTTTTCGGCCATTCCCTTCGATTTGGAGGAGTCTGCAGCCATCGACGGGGCTAGCCGCATGCAGACCCTATCTAAAGTGATCCTTCCTGTTGCAATGCAAGGGATTGCTGTTGCGGCTTTATATGTATGGCTTAATTCATGGAATGAATTTACGTATGCCCTATATTTGTCCCTTTCCACAAAAACGATGCCGCTTCAAATTTATTACTATGTCGAAAGAGGCGGGTTCTTCCAACAGGCAGCCTATGCAACCATACTGGCCATTCCTGTAGTACTGATCACTTTTATTCTTCAAAGATACCTGAAATCCGATTATCTCGGTGGGGCGGTAAAAGGGTAA
- the treC gene encoding alpha,alpha-phosphotrehalase produces MVVKSNTNIENDWWKKSVIYQIYPKSFMDSDGDGVGDLKGIIRKLDYLAQLGVDVIWLTPVYESPQKDNGYDISDYYRIDETYGTLEDFDVLIQQARERNIKIIMDLVVNHTSTEHEWFKQSRSSKDNEKRSYYIWKESKDGKEPNNWVSKFGGSAWKFDEITDEFFLHLFDQTQADLNWENEEMRKQVYEIMHFWLQRGVEGFRLDVINLISKNQCFPSDESGDGRKYYTDGPKVHELIHEMNREVFSKYRMITVGEMSSTTIDHCIRYTNPDHQELDMVFNFHHLKVDYLDGNKWELGSFDLVALKRILSEWQVEMHKGGGWNALFWCNHDQPRIVGRYGDDDQYREESAKMLATTIHMMQGTPYIYQGEEIGMTDPKFDSIHDYRDVESLNMFKIMQDQGRDVKEIMDVIQRRSRDNSRTPMQWDSSQNAGFTEGDPWIKTAPNCKVINVESALENPDSVFYHYQHLIKLRKELEIITSGDYQLILEDHQEIFSYLRNGENEKVLVVNNFSRHESVFELPEEINLHGYQSRILISNYEASNTDVYRMVLRPYESIVYHFEK; encoded by the coding sequence ATGGTAGTGAAGAGTAACACAAACATAGAGAATGATTGGTGGAAAAAAAGCGTCATTTACCAAATATATCCGAAAAGCTTTATGGATTCTGATGGAGATGGTGTTGGTGATTTAAAGGGGATTATTAGAAAGCTGGATTATCTCGCTCAATTAGGCGTAGATGTCATATGGCTGACTCCTGTATATGAATCTCCGCAAAAAGATAATGGATATGATATCAGTGATTATTATCGGATCGACGAGACATACGGGACTCTAGAAGATTTTGATGTTCTCATTCAGCAAGCTCGCGAAAGAAATATAAAAATCATTATGGATCTGGTTGTCAATCATACCTCAACCGAGCATGAATGGTTTAAACAATCAAGAAGCTCCAAAGATAATGAAAAAAGAAGTTATTACATATGGAAAGAATCGAAGGATGGGAAAGAACCGAATAATTGGGTTTCTAAGTTTGGCGGGTCCGCTTGGAAGTTTGACGAGATAACGGATGAATTCTTTTTGCACCTATTTGATCAAACTCAGGCGGATCTCAATTGGGAAAACGAGGAAATGAGAAAGCAAGTTTACGAAATCATGCATTTTTGGCTTCAAAGAGGTGTAGAGGGTTTTAGATTGGATGTCATTAATCTCATTTCCAAAAATCAATGTTTTCCAAGCGATGAATCGGGGGACGGTCGTAAATATTATACAGACGGCCCAAAAGTACACGAGCTGATTCATGAAATGAACAGAGAAGTATTCTCCAAGTATCGGATGATAACGGTCGGAGAAATGTCGTCCACTACGATAGACCATTGTATTCGATACACCAACCCTGACCATCAGGAACTGGATATGGTTTTTAACTTTCATCACTTGAAGGTTGATTATCTTGACGGTAACAAATGGGAGTTGGGAAGCTTTGATCTCGTAGCTCTAAAAAGGATTTTGAGCGAATGGCAGGTCGAAATGCATAAAGGCGGGGGATGGAATGCACTGTTTTGGTGCAATCATGACCAACCAAGAATCGTAGGCAGATATGGAGACGATGATCAGTATCGCGAAGAATCCGCCAAAATGCTTGCGACTACAATCCACATGATGCAAGGCACTCCCTATATTTATCAGGGTGAAGAAATAGGCATGACGGACCCGAAATTTGATAGCATCCATGACTACCGTGATGTTGAAAGCCTTAACATGTTTAAGATCATGCAGGATCAGGGACGAGATGTTAAGGAGATCATGGATGTTATTCAAAGAAGATCCAGGGATAATTCGAGGACCCCTATGCAGTGGGATTCGAGCCAAAACGCCGGATTTACCGAAGGAGATCCATGGATAAAAACAGCGCCAAACTGCAAGGTCATCAATGTGGAATCGGCTTTAGAGAATCCTGATTCTGTGTTCTATCATTATCAACATTTGATTAAACTCCGAAAGGAATTAGAGATTATCACTTCCGGAGATTATCAGTTGATTTTGGAAGATCATCAAGAGATCTTTTCATATCTGAGAAATGGAGAAAATGAAAAGGTGTTAGTGGTTAATAATTTTTCGCGGCATGAATCCGTATTTGAACTGCCGGAGGAAATCAATCTGCATGGGTATCAAAGCCGCATTTTAATATCGAATTATGAGGCGTCAAACACGGATGTTTACCGAATGGTATTGCGGCCTTATGAATCCATCGTGTACCATTTTGAAAAATAA
- a CDS encoding MgtC/SapB family protein, translating to MAAMLLGLLIGIDRQLKHKPLGIKTSMVISVASCLVTIVSIESVEIYSIPGHTVMDPMRLTAQIVSGVGFIGAGVILRRNNDVISGLTTAAMIWAASGLGIAAGAGFYKEAVCAVILIIVAINFVPLLFKLLGPNKLRERDLSIQITVKNNCEMSALIDEIQQNSMTVKRTKIKDMTDGKQQMQLVVSASYKLRTTTVYYTLKRLRHVIAVEVETISS from the coding sequence ATGGCGGCGATGCTGCTCGGGTTATTGATCGGTATTGACCGGCAGCTTAAGCATAAGCCTCTTGGGATCAAGACAAGCATGGTGATTTCTGTAGCCAGCTGTCTCGTAACGATTGTTTCGATTGAGTCCGTGGAAATATACTCCATTCCGGGGCATACGGTTATGGATCCCATGCGACTTACTGCACAAATTGTTAGCGGGGTAGGCTTTATCGGAGCGGGAGTTATTTTGCGCCGTAACAATGATGTGATTTCAGGCTTGACGACGGCGGCGATGATCTGGGCTGCATCGGGTCTTGGTATTGCAGCGGGGGCCGGTTTCTATAAAGAAGCGGTTTGTGCGGTTATACTGATCATTGTGGCCATCAATTTCGTGCCGCTGCTTTTCAAGCTGCTCGGTCCGAATAAGCTGAGGGAACGGGATCTTTCTATTCAAATCACGGTTAAAAACAATTGCGAGATGTCAGCGTTGATCGATGAAATCCAGCAAAATTCTATGACAGTAAAACGAACCAAGATAAAAGATATGACCGATGGCAAACAGCAAATGCAGTTAGTCGTATCCGCATCGTACAAGCTGCGGACAACGACGGTGTACTATACTTTAAAAAGGCTGAGGCACGTCATTGCTGTCGAGGTTGAGACGATTTCGTCCTAA
- the iolB gene encoding 5-deoxy-glucuronate isomerase → MAYLFKAQEVVGYQDIIKEDHDLKYLAFGKISLNEGKEYASQTGDYETALVILTGKVTVACEHEKWTDLGERNNVFEGKATTVYIPCQSEYYVTAQTNDVQIAVCKVKAEKKCKPFVVRPNDVAVHPRGKETWQREVNDIIGDNGEGRVHRMLLGETYLQAGHWSSYPPHKFSSDERHLEAFFLYYFNPEQGYGIQMHYTEDQSIDQAYVVRSGDSFAVDKGYHPLSAAGGYQIYYLWIMAGDQGRTLVPYFDPAHTWLK, encoded by the coding sequence TTGGCTTATCTGTTCAAAGCGCAGGAAGTAGTAGGTTATCAAGACATTATCAAAGAGGATCACGATTTAAAATATCTTGCGTTCGGCAAAATTTCATTAAATGAAGGCAAAGAATATGCAAGCCAAACAGGTGACTATGAAACGGCCTTAGTGATTTTGACAGGTAAGGTGACGGTTGCTTGTGAACATGAGAAATGGACTGACCTGGGAGAACGGAACAATGTATTTGAAGGAAAAGCAACCACAGTTTACATACCTTGTCAATCTGAATATTATGTAACCGCACAAACGAATGATGTTCAAATCGCGGTTTGTAAAGTGAAAGCAGAGAAAAAGTGTAAACCTTTTGTTGTCAGACCGAACGATGTTGCAGTTCATCCTCGGGGCAAGGAAACATGGCAGCGGGAAGTCAATGATATCATCGGCGACAACGGAGAAGGTCGTGTCCATCGTATGCTATTAGGGGAGACCTATCTTCAGGCCGGGCATTGGTCAAGCTATCCTCCTCATAAATTTTCTTCCGATGAGCGGCATCTTGAGGCGTTCTTTCTTTATTATTTCAACCCTGAGCAAGGGTATGGTATCCAAATGCATTACACGGAGGATCAAAGTATTGATCAAGCCTATGTCGTAAGAAGCGGGGATAGCTTCGCAGTGGATAAGGGGTATCATCCTCTTAGTGCAGCGGGCGGATACCAAATCTATTATTTATGGATTATGGCTGGAGATCAAGGCAGAACATTAGTGCCTTATTTTGATCCTGCCCATACATGGCTTAAGTAA
- a CDS encoding NAD(P)/FAD-dependent oxidoreductase: MKKQILILGGGYGGLLSAISARAHLSAEEASITVINRVGSHQIITELHRLAAGNVAEKAIALPLQKLLKGKDINIKVGAVEHIDLEARKVLVADGTTHHYDTLVLALGSETNYFGIPGLQENSFTLKSVADANRIYKHVEERIREYSKTKNKADATFVIGGGGLTGVELVGELADELPGICRKNGVDFADISLYLVEAMPTILPIFSADLIERATVSLEKRGVQFLTGLAITEVNGSTVSLKDGRTIDTNTLVWTGGVQGSSLVANCGIEVNRGRATVNEFLQSVSHPEVFLAGDCAVVFGPEGRPYPPTAQLAWQMGELAGANIAASFKGGKMDAFSPVFSGTLASLGRKDGIGSIGESGIELKGTPASLMKKASNARYLSHINGLFALAY; encoded by the coding sequence GTGAAAAAACAAATTTTGATATTAGGTGGCGGCTATGGCGGCTTGTTAAGCGCGATTTCCGCACGTGCACATTTGTCAGCAGAAGAAGCTTCGATTACTGTCATTAATCGCGTGGGATCGCACCAAATTATTACGGAACTGCACCGTCTGGCAGCAGGTAACGTTGCAGAGAAGGCTATTGCATTGCCATTGCAAAAATTGCTTAAGGGCAAGGATATCAACATAAAAGTCGGCGCAGTTGAACATATTGATTTGGAAGCGCGCAAAGTGTTAGTGGCTGACGGCACAACACACCATTACGATACATTAGTTTTAGCATTGGGCAGCGAAACCAACTATTTTGGTATTCCAGGTCTTCAAGAAAACAGCTTTACATTGAAATCCGTAGCCGATGCCAACCGCATTTATAAGCATGTTGAAGAACGTATCCGTGAATACAGCAAAACTAAAAATAAAGCGGACGCTACATTCGTCATCGGTGGCGGCGGCCTCACAGGCGTAGAGTTAGTCGGCGAGCTCGCGGATGAGCTGCCAGGCATCTGCCGCAAAAATGGTGTGGATTTCGCAGATATATCACTCTACCTTGTTGAAGCCATGCCAACCATTCTGCCGATTTTCTCTGCAGATTTGATCGAGCGCGCGACAGTGAGTCTGGAAAAACGCGGCGTGCAGTTCTTGACCGGTTTGGCGATTACAGAAGTGAACGGCTCAACGGTAAGCCTGAAGGACGGCAGAACCATCGATACCAACACGCTGGTTTGGACTGGCGGCGTACAAGGCAGCTCGCTTGTAGCCAACTGCGGCATTGAAGTCAATCGCGGTCGTGCAACGGTTAATGAATTCCTGCAATCCGTATCCCACCCTGAAGTATTCCTCGCGGGCGACTGTGCGGTCGTCTTCGGTCCTGAAGGCCGTCCATATCCTCCAACTGCACAGTTGGCATGGCAGATGGGTGAGCTCGCCGGCGCGAATATCGCGGCTTCCTTCAAAGGCGGCAAAATGGATGCCTTCTCCCCTGTCTTTTCAGGAACGCTCGCCAGCCTGGGCCGTAAAGACGGTATCGGCTCTATCGGCGAAAGCGGTATTGAATTGAAAGGCACACCGGCTTCCCTTATGAAAAAAGCGAGCAACGCCCGCTACCTTTCCCACATTAACGGCTTGTTTGCCCTTGCTTATTAA
- a CDS encoding MEDS domain-containing protein, which translates to MAITHSISLTQHINVNSGSHVLYFYQARQTYVENAVSFIKAGIDLNQHVIFIDSSERFKLILAKLEEMKLTEHQQKAIHYIDNVEFYRIYEDFHFNRVLHHLSEVVERHLKVNKEVRLWGHVDWREQDNILDKLHTYECECDVTVAGLGFLTVCAYDANTVPAAIQLEMMRSHEYLLTDEEFILSNLYRKCKPSKSGTAFPTLSAQTQFESEIDLYKQKLDFVHVVSHEVRNPLTVIKAYASLVHSRLDHTDDRNKLKAIGDYVDLIDNEISHIIMTEQMLSTESLWRRKLVQPSKLLARY; encoded by the coding sequence TTGGCCATTACCCATAGCATCTCACTGACCCAGCATATCAATGTAAACAGCGGTTCCCACGTCCTTTACTTCTATCAAGCACGACAAACCTATGTCGAAAACGCTGTGTCTTTTATTAAAGCCGGTATTGATCTGAATCAGCACGTTATTTTCATAGATAGTTCCGAACGGTTTAAGCTAATTCTCGCTAAGTTGGAAGAAATGAAGCTAACAGAACACCAACAAAAGGCTATTCATTATATAGATAATGTCGAATTTTATCGGATATATGAAGATTTCCATTTTAACAGAGTTCTACATCATTTAAGTGAAGTTGTAGAGCGTCACCTCAAAGTAAATAAAGAAGTCCGACTCTGGGGACATGTCGATTGGCGTGAGCAAGATAACATCCTGGACAAATTGCATACTTACGAATGTGAATGTGACGTTACTGTAGCTGGTTTGGGATTTTTGACCGTATGCGCATATGATGCCAACACCGTTCCCGCAGCCATACAGTTGGAAATGATGAGGTCTCACGAATATTTATTGACCGATGAAGAATTCATTCTTTCAAACTTATATCGAAAATGTAAACCCAGCAAATCGGGAACGGCCTTCCCTACCTTATCTGCTCAGACCCAGTTTGAATCCGAAATCGACTTATATAAACAAAAGCTTGATTTTGTCCATGTTGTTTCCCATGAGGTTCGAAACCCACTGACAGTCATTAAAGCCTATGCATCTCTAGTCCACAGCCGTCTTGACCACACGGACGATAGGAATAAGCTAAAGGCTATTGGCGACTATGTAGACCTTATCGATAACGAAATATCACATATCATTATGACTGAACAAATGTTGTCTACCGAATCCCTCTGGCGCCGAAAATTGGTGCAGCCCAGCAAATTATTGGCGAGGTATTAG
- a CDS encoding ATP-binding protein: MEIKGRTQNIKLESDIRLTGSEMILSNVKGFKLIVSNLISNAIKYSFERNTVSVSVSTNHGFLDIIVEDWGIGMTEEQLGKLFRKYGKMNDEKAGQGIGLFMVNKLVDHFEGTIHVESRLNHGTRVKVSLPLH; this comes from the coding sequence ATGGAAATAAAGGGCAGAACACAAAACATCAAATTGGAGTCAGATATTCGATTGACTGGCTCAGAGATGATTCTAAGCAATGTCAAAGGCTTTAAGTTAATTGTGTCCAATCTCATTAGTAATGCTATCAAATATAGCTTCGAGAGGAATACCGTTTCCGTTTCCGTTAGTACAAACCACGGTTTTCTAGACATCATAGTGGAAGATTGGGGAATTGGAATGACAGAGGAGCAATTGGGGAAACTTTTCCGCAAATATGGAAAAATGAATGATGAAAAGGCCGGCCAAGGCATCGGTTTATTTATGGTAAATAAGCTAGTGGATCATTTTGAAGGCACCATTCATGTAGAGAGTCGTTTGAACCACGGAACACGGGTAAAAGTCTCACTTCCGTTACATTAG
- the treR gene encoding trehalose operon repressor, whose translation MKNKYTAIYNDVVSKIENGEIEANTLLSSENELVLQYETSRETVRKALNLLSQNGYIQKIRGKGSVVLETKRFNFPISGLVSFKELAQKLGGTSKTIVEELKVVKPDMFISTHLETDEDDEIWKIMRVRQIGNEKIILDKDFFKKKYIPDLTIKICEDSIYEYIESELGLKIGYAKKVISVQEASEEDKTYLHLDNYTMVVVVENYVYLNDTTLFQYTESRHRPDKFKFVDFARRNNNL comes from the coding sequence ATGAAAAATAAGTATACGGCGATCTACAATGATGTCGTCAGTAAAATAGAAAATGGCGAGATCGAAGCCAATACCTTACTTTCTTCTGAAAACGAACTGGTTCTTCAATATGAAACATCAAGAGAGACGGTAAGAAAAGCACTGAATTTACTGTCCCAGAATGGCTATATTCAGAAAATTAGGGGTAAGGGTTCCGTTGTATTGGAAACAAAGAGATTTAATTTTCCTATATCAGGCTTAGTGAGTTTTAAAGAGCTTGCGCAGAAATTAGGCGGAACATCTAAAACGATCGTTGAGGAGCTAAAGGTCGTTAAGCCTGACATGTTTATCTCGACGCATTTAGAAACAGACGAAGATGATGAAATATGGAAGATTATGCGGGTGAGGCAGATTGGAAATGAAAAAATTATTTTGGATAAGGATTTTTTCAAAAAGAAATATATCCCTGACTTGACCATCAAAATATGCGAGGACTCCATTTATGAGTACATCGAAAGCGAACTGGGTCTTAAGATCGGATACGCGAAAAAGGTCATTTCCGTTCAGGAGGCTTCGGAAGAAGATAAAACCTATTTGCATTTGGACAATTACACGATGGTTGTAGTAGTGGAAAATTACGTGTACTTGAATGATACGACTTTATTTCAATATACGGAATCCAGACATAGGCCGGATAAATTTAAGTTCGTGGATTTTGCAAGAAGGAATAATAATCTGTAG
- a CDS encoding extracellular solute-binding protein, which translates to MNTSMKKLVTVGLSTVMVSGIIAGCAKSDDSGNTASSESKTLRVTMALSEEEWAVMRKEIIPQFEQANNAKVEAIQVEAKDVVKKLEAMKQAGKMEIDLIAQDVNNTASLVSKGLVEDLSAYKSKIPSESIGKLVDAGDFEGKTYFLPYRPNVEINYYNEKKFNQYGLTPPTTWDELLHVAKTLKEKEQIGRLALKIKLSGDVIEIVEFIRQAGGDPLVLNDEGTIKAYTFLQELWPYLSEDTLKASFSSTNGFLAQESVYYAPNWPFGVNIIVKEGGKTEIKANSGYSGPAGAVKTLGGEVVGIPVGSPNKELAVSFMEYLMSKEVQETMVTKLGWPSFRSDVYGQVEDWQKPYFEATQKGLEVAVPLSNVPYWADVNKAINESLKEVVIDRKDVKTTLDKYAAVIQKAKSDYENK; encoded by the coding sequence ATGAACACATCGATGAAAAAGCTAGTAACCGTAGGACTTTCAACCGTAATGGTGTCGGGAATCATTGCAGGCTGCGCCAAGAGCGACGATTCCGGCAATACTGCATCCTCGGAGTCCAAAACGTTGCGAGTGACTATGGCTTTAAGTGAAGAGGAATGGGCAGTGATGAGGAAAGAAATCATTCCTCAATTTGAACAGGCCAATAATGCCAAGGTTGAAGCTATTCAGGTTGAAGCCAAGGATGTAGTTAAAAAGCTGGAAGCGATGAAGCAGGCAGGTAAGATGGAGATTGACCTCATTGCGCAGGATGTAAACAATACCGCGTCACTCGTTTCCAAGGGATTGGTTGAAGACCTATCTGCCTATAAAAGCAAAATTCCAAGCGAATCGATTGGGAAATTGGTGGATGCCGGCGATTTTGAAGGTAAAACCTACTTCTTGCCATACCGACCTAATGTCGAGATTAACTATTATAACGAAAAGAAATTTAATCAATACGGCCTGACCCCCCCTACAACATGGGATGAGCTATTGCACGTGGCGAAAACATTGAAAGAAAAAGAGCAAATCGGAAGACTCGCTTTGAAAATTAAATTATCCGGCGATGTCATCGAAATTGTTGAGTTTATTAGACAGGCTGGCGGAGATCCGCTTGTTTTAAATGATGAAGGCACCATCAAAGCATACACGTTCCTGCAGGAGCTGTGGCCGTATCTGTCTGAAGATACATTAAAAGCAAGCTTTAGTTCGACGAACGGTTTCTTGGCTCAGGAATCTGTTTATTACGCTCCAAATTGGCCCTTTGGCGTTAATATTATCGTAAAAGAAGGCGGCAAGACAGAGATTAAAGCGAACTCAGGCTACAGTGGACCTGCTGGCGCCGTCAAAACCTTGGGTGGAGAAGTTGTAGGTATACCGGTAGGCTCTCCAAACAAGGAATTAGCTGTTTCGTTTATGGAATATTTAATGTCCAAAGAAGTTCAAGAAACAATGGTTACCAAGCTGGGTTGGCCATCCTTTAGAAGCGACGTTTACGGTCAAGTGGAAGATTGGCAAAAGCCATACTTTGAAGCCACTCAAAAAGGCTTAGAAGTGGCTGTACCCCTTTCTAACGTTCCCTATTGGGCTGATGTAAATAAAGCGATCAATGAGTCGTTGAAAGAGGTCGTTATCGATAGAAAAGATGTTAAAACGACATTAGATAAGTATGCAGCAGTGATCCAAAAAGCTAAGAGTGATTATGAAAATAAGTAA
- a CDS encoding DNA-binding protein, producing the protein MHVFEDWNQKVKKTFNATSNEVVLTVTEAGSLLGLSKDQMKTYVDKNRLTKVPIMRSVHRYLLLKSEVDEIVKKS; encoded by the coding sequence ATGCATGTATTCGAAGACTGGAATCAAAAAGTGAAAAAAACTTTTAATGCTACGAGTAACGAAGTTGTATTAACTGTTACAGAAGCAGGGAGTTTGTTGGGTCTTTCTAAAGATCAAATGAAAACCTATGTAGATAAAAACAGGTTAACCAAAGTTCCGATCATGAGAAGTGTTCATAGGTACCTTTTATTGAAAAGTGAAGTAGATGAGATAGTAAAAAAATCATAA
- a CDS encoding DUF1641 domain-containing protein, which produces MLETTIQKSEEQETSAEHGISRPDVLDQLLKPEVQESLTVLVDQLPKLTEMMTLLTKTYDLAQKVATDRVLIQDMVGGIQEVVKPLEEKVKGYASAAIEANDRAEQSDATIGVFGMLKLLKDPELQKMLRFAQAYLDIMNERKQQD; this is translated from the coding sequence ATGTTAGAAACAACCATTCAAAAGTCAGAGGAGCAAGAAACTTCCGCGGAACACGGGATCTCTAGGCCGGATGTGCTGGATCAATTGTTAAAGCCCGAAGTACAAGAATCCTTGACTGTGCTGGTAGACCAACTTCCGAAGCTCACCGAAATGATGACACTGCTGACGAAGACGTATGATTTGGCACAAAAGGTAGCTACAGACCGCGTGCTTATTCAGGACATGGTAGGCGGCATCCAAGAAGTGGTGAAGCCGCTTGAAGAAAAGGTGAAGGGGTATGCGTCTGCGGCTATCGAAGCCAATGATCGTGCTGAGCAAAGTGATGCTACCATCGGCGTATTTGGCATGCTGAAATTGCTGAAAGATCCTGAGCTTCAAAAAATGCTTCGTTTTGCACAAGCATACCTGGATATTATGAACGAAAGAAAACAACAAGACTAA
- a CDS encoding GNAT family N-acetyltransferase — protein MNEEKATVRAETEEISAQKLGTSYILRGINGTVGEITYQLVDVDTWIIDHTYIDSRYRGHNLGRLLLDFVVEEAREKGRKIIPSCSYALEQFKRNPEYADVWERGENRYSDPYSSNSAALSKD, from the coding sequence ATGAATGAAGAAAAGGCAACGGTTAGGGCAGAGACCGAGGAGATTTCGGCACAAAAGCTTGGAACCAGCTATATACTCCGTGGAATAAACGGTACGGTGGGAGAGATTACGTACCAGCTTGTTGATGTGGACACCTGGATTATCGATCACACTTATATCGATTCCCGTTACCGTGGGCATAATTTAGGACGGCTGCTGCTTGATTTTGTAGTTGAAGAGGCGAGAGAGAAAGGGAGAAAAATCATTCCCTCCTGTTCTTACGCGCTTGAACAATTCAAGCGCAATCCCGAATACGCAGACGTTTGGGAAAGAGGGGAAAACAGGTATTCCGACCCCTACAGCTCGAATAGTGCTGCTTTATCAAAGGACTAA